The following nucleotide sequence is from Borrelia sp. A-FGy1.
CTTTTATGGGCCTAAAATTGATCTTAAGATAATAGATTCTCTTGAAAGAGAATGGCAGATGAGTACAATTCAGTTTGATTTTAATCTTCCTGAAAGATTTAAAATGACTTATACTGCAGAAGATGGTAAAGAAATGAGGCCCTTTATGATTCATCGTGCTCTTTTTGGTTCTATTGAAAGATTTTTTGGAATTTTAATAGAACATTATGGGGGTTCATTTCCTGTGTGGTTAGCACCTCTTCAAGTTGTAATTATTCCTATAAATAATATTGTAGAAGGATATGCATTCAAAGTGCTATCTATGTTTAAAGAACAAGGTATTAGGATAAAACTTGATAATGATTGCAATAAAAGAATGAATGCAAAAATTAGAGAATATCAAGCAAAAAAAGTCCCTTATATGTTTATAATAGGAGAGAGAGAAGTTCAAACAGAGAAAATTGCTATTAGAACTAGAACTAATGAACAGATTAATGGGCTTGGACTTGAAGAAGTTCTTGAGTTTATTAAATCAAAAATAAATAGTAAGGAGATTTTATAAATTGAATAATTCGGGAATAATTAGTCCAAATAAGATAACTTTTTTTCGGATTATATTGTCTTTCATTATACTATTTATATTTTTCCTTGAAGATTTATGGAATCCTTATTTCTTTTTAGTTTTGATTTGGGTTTTAATTATTTTGAATGAAATAACAGATTTTGTAGATGGTTATATTGCTAGAAAATATGGATTAGTTAGTGATATGGGAAAGGTTTTGGATCCTTATGCAGATGTATTACAACACTTAACATATTTTGTTTTTTTCTTTTATAAAGGCATTACTCCATATTATTTTTTTGTAATATTTGTATATCGTGAAATTTCTATTGGTTTTATTAGAAATTTGATTATACAATTTGATATAGTTCAACAAGCTAAGTTTTCGGGTAAATTAAAATCATTGTTTTATGCTATTACAACATTTGCTAGTTTTTTCATTTATAGTTTAGATAAATTGAAATTGACTGTACTGATTGAAAAATATGTTAGCTCTGCTTTAAAAATAAATTTTAATTTTTCTTTTATTATTGGAATAATATATGCTGTGTCTGCCTTTTTAATTGTTATATCTTTTGTTGATTATTTAATGGTATTTTTGGATCTTAAAAAATATGAAGATTAAGACATTCTTATTTTTGTTAATTATTGTTTATTATTCTTATGCCCATGACAAGCAAATTTTAACAGAGATAAGTTCTTTGAGTATTTCGAGTAAGAGTGGAAAGGGAAGCGTTTATTTAAAAGTTAGTAAGTCTTCTAATTATATCTTAACTTTTGATAGTTCTTTAAAATCAGATTTTGTTTATATGATTTATGATGTTGTAAATAAAAAATATATGACGGATAAGGTAAGAAAGAAAGATTTTAAAATAAAATTAGACAAAGATGTTCTTTATGCGATAATCTATATCACATCTGAAAATATAAATATTAATTTTTCTCTTACGGATCTGGATTTATCAATAATAAGTGAAGCTTCTTTAAAAGTAAAACCATCCAATATAAAAATGCAAGATAAGACTTTTCTATTAAGGGAATTGCCAAGCTTTAGTTTAGACTTTAAGTTAAAAAAATACATATTAAGAACATATAAAAAAAATATTTATGTTGCATATCAAATGGAAACTAGTGATAGTATTAAAGTTTCTGCTTTTATTGAAAATATTGGTTGGTTTGATATAGCCTCTGCTGTTAATGAAAATATTACTGGGGTTGCTTGCTTTGATTTTGCAATCAATTCTAAAGGAGAATTATATGTTGCTTTTACTACTAAGGAGACAGATAATTTTTCTGGAGAACTTATAGTTAAAAAATTTAATAGTAGAAAGTGGATTGATATTAGTCCTAAGTTTAGAGATAGTATTGGATTTTTGATAAATATTAGCATTGACAAATCAAATAATTTATACTTGGCTTATTTAAAAAAGGTTGGAAAAGAATATAAAATAAATTTTATTAAAAATAAAGGATATGGAAATATTTGGAGTAATACTGGGATTTCTTATATTTCTAAAGGAAATGCTAATGTTAATACTTCAAATATTGGAATCGTTTCCGAACCTTTCTTGGGAATTTTTTACAATTATCAAATAGATGAATATATAAAATCTGAATTTATTATTTATAAGGGCAAGACTTGGGTGAATACAAATATGCAGTCTGCCAATATAGCAAATTCAATAAAAATTATTTCTAATGTTAAATCTGGTCAAGTTTTTTTAAGTTATGTAACAAAGAGTAGGCCTATTGTTAGTGTATCTACTTTGAAGTTTGATAAATGGCATAATATAAGTCCAAATATTAAGATAAATGGTATAAGAAGTGATATTATAGACTATAGAGGTAATTTGTTCTTAGCTTATGAAGATGGCAATAATATTAGAGTTATTTATTTTGATGATGATCATTGGTATTTTCTGAATGAATCTGAGATTTTTAAGAGATCTGCTCTTAAGCCTAAAGTTAAACAGTATGGAAGTGAAGGATTTATATTATCATATGTAAGTTTGGATTTTAAAAGTTTATATTTTAAGTTGATTACTTAGTAGTTCAAAATATGATTTTTTTTCAATATTATTTTTTAATTGAAAATCTTCTATCATTTCATAAATTTCTGTTTTGGCTAGAGCTAGCTCGTTTTTATCTTTAATGATTTTTTCTACTTCTAAAAAGAATCCAAGGTTTTTAATTTCATTGATTTCTATAGTCAAATTTTCTTTTTTATAAATTAGACTTTTTTTTGTTTTTTTATATAGGATTTTGAAATCCATTTCTTCTAAAAAGAGTACAAAATTATTTATATTATCTACTCTAAATTCAATTTCTTTGTTGACTTCTATGTCAAAATCTAAATATTTAGTTTTAAATGTTACAATTTCTGTTGAAGTATCAAATTTTCTTATTCTAATTATTTTTTTGGTATTGCAATAGTATACATCATCTTTGAGCTCTTTTTTAATAAATTTAAATTTTTTATTAGCTAATTTAAAAATTCTTTTAATTTCATTTTTTGGAATGAAAGCTTTAGATTCAATTTCTAACATGTATTAAAAATAGTAAAATTGTGATAATATTTCAATGTTTTATGATTATATTTTAAATAGTGCTTTTATGCCTTTATTATTTTTATGTTAAAGTTTAAGTTTAGCGATAGATTTTTTCTTTTTAGTTATTTTATTCTAATTATGTTTTTTGGTTCTCTCTTATTATTATTACCTATTTCTTGGAAGGGTGAAGAAAAACTAGAATACATAGATGCTCTATTTACATCTGTATCTGCTGTTAGTATTACTGGTCTTGTTACTGTTAAAATAGAAAATTTTTCTACTTTTGGATTTACTGTTATCATGTTGTTAATTCAATTTGGGGGTCTTGGATTTATAACTATTACTACATTTTATTTGCTTATTCCTAAGCGTAAATTGAAGATGACAGATGCTAGGATAATAAAGCAATATTCTCTTTCAAATATTGAATATAATCCCATTAAAATCTTAAAAAGTATACTTCTTATAACTTTTCTAATTGAACTGATTGGACTAATATTAATATTAGTTTTTTTTAAAATTCGAGGTGTTAAGATTTCATTGTTTGAAGCTTTATTTACTGTAATTTCAGCATTTTGTAATGCAGGTTTTTCTATGCATTCTGAGAGTATTTATGCTTGGCGGGATGTACCTGAAGCAATAATTGTTATTGCTGTTTTAATTATTTGTGGGGGGCTTGGGTTTATGGTATATCGTGATGTTAGTAACACTATTAGAGATAAAAAAAAATTATCTCTTCATGCTAAAGTTGTATTTAGTTTTAGTTTATTTTTGATTGTTTTTGGAGCAATTATATTTTTTCTGTCTGAAATTCATAAAATAAAGGAAGGTTATTCAATTGGAACTCTAATATTAAATTCAGTATTTTATTCAATAAGTACAAGGACAGCAGGATTTAATTATCTTGAAAATTCTGTTATTACAAGTAGGACTCAGATGATTACTTTACCTTTTATGTTTATTGGGGGTGCTCCTGGTTCAACTGCTGGAGGAATTAAGATAACAACATTTTTTTTAATTATACTTGCGGTGATAAAAGCACAAGATGGTAATGGCTATATTATAGGCTCATATAAAGTGTCAATTGATAGTATAAGGTTTGCTCTTTTATTTTTTGTAAGAGCTGTTTTTATCCTGTGTTTTTCATTTTTTGTTCTTCTTGCTGCTGAGGGCGGAGATAAGTGGAAAGTTATTGATTTAGGGTATGAGGTTTTTTCTGCTTTTGGTACTGTTGGGCTTTCGGTAGGGGTTACTCCGGAATTGTCATTTTTAGGTAAAATAATTATAATTTTTACTATGTTTGCAGGCAGAATAGGTCTTTTTTCTATGGCAATTTTTGTATCACGGAGATCTCGTTTTGAAGAATTTACAAGACCAAGGCAAGATATTTTAGTGGGATAGACAAAGAGTGAAAACATTTGTTATTATTGGTCTTAGTAATTTAGGTATACATCTTCTTGAAGATTTAAGTAGACTTGATTGTCAAATTATTATTGTTGATACATCAAAGGAATTAGTTGAAGAATATGATGTTATTGCTACTGAGAGTTTTATTCTTGATCAATTTACTAAAAATGCGTTAAAAAAAGTAATTCCTGTGGATACGGATGCTGTTATTATTGATTTTGATGATGATCTTGGCAAGAGTGCTCTTGTTACTCATTATTGTAATCTTTTAGGCATGAGAGAGATATGTGTTAAAACTGAAGATAGAGATGATGCTGAAATATTAAAGACTCTTGGGGCTACAAAAATTATATTTCCAAGTAAGGATGCGGCAAGAAGATTAACTCCGTTGTTAGTTTCTCCCAATCTTTCGACGTATAATATTATTGGGTATGATATTATTGTTGCTGAAACTGTTATTCCTAACGAGTATGTAGGGAAGACTCTTCTTGAGGCTGATTTGAGAAGAGAAAAGGGTATTACAGTTATTGCTGTTAGGAATTTAAGTAATTCTAGGTATGAGTTTGTGGATGGTGATTATTTTTTTTTAAAGGATGATAAAATTGTGATTTGTGGGAAACCTGATAGTATTGAAAATTTTACGAATAATAAGGATTTGATTAAGGATTTAATTGCGGCTTCTAAAGAAGAGGAGGCTTCACAAATAGAAGGATCTAAAAAGATGGGTTTTTTAAGATTTTTTGATTTCATGAAAAATTTTAATAAAGATAAGAATAGCAATTAAAGGATTTAGAATGACTAAGATTATTCCTGTTGCAAGCGGAAAAGGAGGTGTTGGTAAGACCTCTTTTGTTGCTAATATTGGTTATAAACTTTCAAGCTTAGGAAAAACTGTAATACTAGTTGATCTTGACCTTGGCGGTTCTAATCTACATACATGTTTAGGGGTTAAAAATACTGGTGTTGGTGTAGGGTCTTTTATTAATAAGCGTGAAAAAAATTTTTCGAATTTAGTTATTGAAACACCTTATAATAAGCTTTATTTAATTCCAGGAGATGCTCTTTATGCAGGTACAGCTAATCTTCCTTTTTCTATCAAAAAGAAAATAATTGATTCAATTCAAAGAGATCTTGTTGCAGATTTTGTTTTTATAGATTTAGGTTCAGGAACATCATATAATACCTTAGATTTTTATTTAGTGGCTTATAGTGGTATTATTGTTACTGTGCCAGAGACTCCTTCTATACTGAATGCTTATTCATTTTTAAAAAATGCACTTTATCGTCTTTTGTATTTAGGCTTTCCTTCAAAGAGTGAGGAGCGTGAATATATTAGTAATTTCTTTAAAGAAAAAATAGAAGGGTCAAATGTTAAGTTTAAGGATTTAGTTTCAGGGATTGAGCTTATATCTTTAAGTTCATCTCTTAAGGTAAAAAAAATGATGAATAATTTTTACCCTAGAGTTGTGCTTAATAGAATAGAATCTAGTGAAGAAATAGGTATGTGTGAAAATTTAATAAATGTGGTTAAGAATAATATTAATATACCAATAGAATTTATTGGATTTATTCCTTTTGCAAAGAGTTTTAGAGAATCTGTTAATAATAGAATTCCATTTATTGATTTTGATAAAAATTCAAAGCTCAATAAATATTTCGAGTTTATTTCTAATAATTTGATTAAGTCTCC
It contains:
- a CDS encoding MinD/ParA family protein, whose product is MTKIIPVASGKGGVGKTSFVANIGYKLSSLGKTVILVDLDLGGSNLHTCLGVKNTGVGVGSFINKREKNFSNLVIETPYNKLYLIPGDALYAGTANLPFSIKKKIIDSIQRDLVADFVFIDLGSGTSYNTLDFYLVAYSGIIVTVPETPSILNAYSFLKNALYRLLYLGFPSKSEEREYISNFFKEKIEGSNVKFKDLVSGIELISLSSSLKVKKMMNNFYPRVVLNRIESSEEIGMCENLINVVKNNINIPIEFIGFIPFAKSFRESVNNRIPFIDFDKNSKLNKYFEFISNNLIKSPLEGSPYIYDDIYDMIKDQSQFIRN
- the pgsA gene encoding CDP-diacylglycerol--glycerol-3-phosphate 3-phosphatidyltransferase, which codes for MNNSGIISPNKITFFRIILSFIILFIFFLEDLWNPYFFLVLIWVLIILNEITDFVDGYIARKYGLVSDMGKVLDPYADVLQHLTYFVFFFYKGITPYYFFVIFVYREISIGFIRNLIIQFDIVQQAKFSGKLKSLFYAITTFASFFIYSLDKLKLTVLIEKYVSSALKINFNFSFIIGIIYAVSAFLIVISFVDYLMVFLDLKKYED
- a CDS encoding TrkH family potassium uptake protein, which codes for MLKFKFSDRFFLFSYFILIMFFGSLLLLLPISWKGEEKLEYIDALFTSVSAVSITGLVTVKIENFSTFGFTVIMLLIQFGGLGFITITTFYLLIPKRKLKMTDARIIKQYSLSNIEYNPIKILKSILLITFLIELIGLILILVFFKIRGVKISLFEALFTVISAFCNAGFSMHSESIYAWRDVPEAIIVIAVLIICGGLGFMVYRDVSNTIRDKKKLSLHAKVVFSFSLFLIVFGAIIFFLSEIHKIKEGYSIGTLILNSVFYSISTRTAGFNYLENSVITSRTQMITLPFMFIGGAPGSTAGGIKITTFFLIILAVIKAQDGNGYIIGSYKVSIDSIRFALLFFVRAVFILCFSFFVLLAAEGGDKWKVIDLGYEVFSAFGTVGLSVGVTPELSFLGKIIIIFTMFAGRIGLFSMAIFVSRRSRFEEFTRPRQDILVG
- the cyaB gene encoding class IV adenylate cyclase, producing the protein MLEIESKAFIPKNEIKRIFKLANKKFKFIKKELKDDVYYCNTKKIIRIRKFDTSTEIVTFKTKYLDFDIEVNKEIEFRVDNINNFVLFLEEMDFKILYKKTKKSLIYKKENLTIEINEIKNLGFFLEVEKIIKDKNELALAKTEIYEMIEDFQLKNNIEKKSYFELLSNQLKI
- a CDS encoding TrkA family potassium uptake protein, yielding MKTFVIIGLSNLGIHLLEDLSRLDCQIIIVDTSKELVEEYDVIATESFILDQFTKNALKKVIPVDTDAVIIDFDDDLGKSALVTHYCNLLGMREICVKTEDRDDAEILKTLGATKIIFPSKDAARRLTPLLVSPNLSTYNIIGYDIIVAETVIPNEYVGKTLLEADLRREKGITVIAVRNLSNSRYEFVDGDYFFLKDDKIVICGKPDSIENFTNNKDLIKDLIAASKEEEASQIEGSKKMGFLRFFDFMKNFNKDKNSN